A stretch of Paenibacillus mucilaginosus 3016 DNA encodes these proteins:
- a CDS encoding ABC transporter ATP-binding protein, which yields MSTISAAAAAKTIQINQLHKSYTGQAGTEPHYIIKGVDLVVKGGEFFVLLGPSGCGKSTLLNIIAGFVAKTEGKLTIDGEEISRPGRDRAMVFQQADASLFPWLTVRENVEFGLKMKKTPKAERREVSDHYIGLVGLKGHENKFPRELSGGMKQRVQLARVLALNSSILLMDEPFGALDAMTRRTMQKELIRIWQQTGKTVIFVTHDLQEALLLGQRIGVMSVGPASRISDIHEVPLSYPRELSDPRFHELYETIQRHFDE from the coding sequence ATGTCAACGATATCGGCCGCAGCCGCAGCCAAGACCATACAGATCAACCAGCTGCACAAAAGCTATACCGGGCAAGCCGGCACCGAGCCCCATTACATTATTAAGGGAGTCGACCTGGTAGTCAAAGGCGGCGAGTTCTTCGTCCTCCTGGGCCCGAGCGGCTGCGGCAAATCAACGCTGCTCAATATCATCGCCGGATTCGTGGCGAAGACGGAGGGCAAGCTGACGATCGACGGGGAGGAGATCTCCCGCCCCGGGCGGGACCGGGCGATGGTCTTCCAGCAGGCGGACGCGTCGCTGTTCCCGTGGCTGACCGTCCGGGAGAACGTCGAGTTCGGACTGAAGATGAAGAAGACGCCGAAGGCGGAGCGCCGGGAAGTATCCGACCATTACATCGGGCTCGTAGGCCTCAAGGGGCACGAGAACAAATTCCCCCGCGAGCTCTCCGGCGGCATGAAGCAGCGGGTCCAGCTGGCCCGGGTGCTCGCCCTGAACTCCTCGATCCTGCTTATGGATGAGCCGTTCGGGGCACTGGACGCCATGACCCGCCGGACGATGCAGAAGGAGCTCATCCGCATCTGGCAGCAGACCGGCAAGACCGTCATCTTCGTCACGCACGATCTGCAGGAAGCGCTGCTGCTCGGCCAGCGGATCGGGGTCATGTCGGTAGGTCCGGCCTCCCGCATCTCGGATATCCACGAGGTCCCGCTCTCCTATCCGCGCGAGCTGTCGGATCCGAGATTCCATGAGCTGTACGAGACGATACAGAGACACTTTGACGAATAG
- a CDS encoding ABC transporter substrate-binding protein, whose product MKVTKRKKSSVFGLTAAAVLLAITAGCGGNAGVKETGAAAGQEKSAAAAAVKQVDVQFALDTAATGSPQSRVAVEQGYFGKNGVQAKTFDFPYGIDTLNALLVDRADVGSAADYALLNSLGKGDMVILGTLSRANEVSAKNSVLLVRSGINSEQDLAGKKLGVARGTVFEYVWAKYLEKLGIPKDKVTYVNYSSPDEALVALKRGQMDAIWASGAVREKLKEVEGVKELVDSSKTGVYVKAFLVARRSFVEQHPDAAAGTLKALKEATDYIGGHKQETAQLLFDKIKLPQAGVLKDLEAASYVVGFTQEDYEHLSEMQKWLQDQGILKGSYDLKSKINVEPLKKALPESVTYKP is encoded by the coding sequence ATGAAGGTCACCAAAAGAAAAAAGAGTTCGGTATTCGGTTTGACGGCGGCAGCGGTGCTGCTCGCCATTACGGCGGGCTGCGGCGGGAATGCCGGAGTGAAGGAGACGGGAGCCGCAGCGGGTCAGGAGAAGAGCGCGGCAGCGGCGGCCGTCAAGCAGGTTGACGTCCAATTCGCGCTGGATACGGCGGCTACAGGGTCGCCGCAGTCCCGGGTGGCGGTGGAGCAGGGCTACTTCGGGAAGAACGGGGTGCAGGCCAAGACCTTCGATTTCCCTTATGGCATCGACACGCTGAACGCCCTGCTGGTTGACCGGGCGGATGTGGGCTCGGCGGCGGACTACGCGCTGCTGAATTCGCTCGGCAAGGGGGATATGGTGATCCTTGGGACACTCTCCAGGGCCAATGAGGTCTCGGCGAAGAACAGTGTGCTGCTCGTGAGAAGCGGGATCAACAGCGAGCAGGACCTCGCCGGCAAGAAGCTTGGCGTCGCCAGAGGAACCGTCTTCGAATACGTATGGGCCAAATACCTCGAGAAGCTCGGCATCCCCAAAGACAAGGTAACGTATGTGAACTACTCTTCGCCGGACGAAGCGCTGGTGGCCTTGAAGCGGGGGCAGATGGATGCGATCTGGGCGAGCGGCGCCGTGCGAGAGAAGCTGAAGGAAGTGGAGGGCGTCAAGGAGCTCGTGGACAGCTCGAAGACCGGAGTATATGTCAAGGCGTTCCTTGTAGCCCGGCGTTCCTTCGTGGAGCAGCATCCGGATGCGGCGGCGGGTACGCTCAAGGCGCTGAAGGAGGCGACCGATTATATCGGCGGCCACAAGCAGGAAACGGCGCAGCTGCTCTTCGACAAGATCAAGCTGCCGCAGGCGGGCGTGCTGAAGGACCTGGAGGCCGCATCCTATGTGGTGGGCTTCACCCAGGAGGATTACGAGCATTTGAGCGAGATGCAGAAGTGGCTGCAGGACCAGGGCATTCTCAAGGGCAGCTATGATCTCAAGAGCAAAATCAACGTGGAGCCGCTGAAAAAGGCGCTGCCGGAGAGTGTCACTTACAAGCCTTAA
- a CDS encoding MarR family winged helix-turn-helix transcriptional regulator, protein MSQQKGLGSEADTQLRRMIRRFVVERDKVVFLNGMTLPQLEVLRKLSVEGPLKAGQLAEELDFSPGAMTALCDKLVAGGMIERRRPEEDRRTVVLSITGKGLRLLETLRQSGQPGMHLKHLFRDFTEEELEWLLKLSTKLYRNLEWYAETMRTDLAVKLEGFEDVTEAHGERESTAR, encoded by the coding sequence ATGAGCCAACAGAAAGGGCTGGGCAGCGAAGCCGACACGCAGCTGCGCCGGATGATCCGCCGGTTTGTGGTGGAGCGGGATAAGGTTGTCTTCCTGAACGGGATGACGCTCCCCCAGCTGGAGGTGCTGCGCAAGCTGTCCGTTGAAGGTCCGCTCAAGGCCGGGCAGCTCGCCGAGGAGCTGGACTTCTCCCCGGGGGCGATGACCGCGCTCTGCGACAAGCTGGTCGCCGGGGGAATGATCGAGAGGCGCAGGCCGGAAGAGGACCGCAGGACGGTAGTTCTGTCGATCACCGGGAAAGGGCTCCGGCTGCTCGAAACGCTGAGGCAGTCCGGGCAGCCGGGCATGCATCTGAAGCACTTGTTCCGGGACTTCACGGAAGAAGAGCTGGAGTGGCTGCTGAAGCTGAGCACGAAGCTGTACCGCAATCTGGAATGGTATGCGGAGACGATGCGGACCGATCTGGCCGTGAAGCTGGAGGGCTTTGAAGACGTGACAGAGGCTCATGGAGAGCGAGAGTCAACCGCACGTTAA
- a CDS encoding sulfatase family protein, whose amino-acid sequence MSNPTDQPDIIFLMTDQQRWDCIGKFNEQIKTPAIDRLAEEGIVYSQAVCQAPMCVPSRSSMMLGLYPSQLGVRTNHGGLYDEEKLPSVPLPELMRSAGYQTAGFGKTHWNHGLHNPEPPTRGFEVRAVGLARDSGHYEQGAVMMGDAEPEGLAAYYEETRDFGGGEENANGYIGCTSRVPMEHHRDGWVAEQCLQFVREGLDKERPLFLYLSFLKPHAGFNVPEAFERLYRIEDIPDLPQPPWEEEAGTHLAASDALNAHSAAAYLEKRRVWEAMTPLERRRTTLRYWANCSWLDHYFGRVLDELRERGRLDNALIVFCSDHGEMLGERRYRFTKYCLYDSSVRVPLILSGTYVPPALRGTVDDRPAELVDLVPTLSQAAGLPRNPLLPGLDLLGERQRLGTFCEFHGKGAPARHSAPSLMWRKKEWKLILYLPHAISEAVSHVDAYQGELYHLAEDPNEWRNLYGDERHAAIRERMTADLLMHLAAAWSRGPFFYDRHGYEALGE is encoded by the coding sequence ATGTCCAATCCGACAGACCAACCGGATATCATCTTCCTGATGACCGACCAGCAGCGCTGGGACTGCATCGGGAAGTTCAACGAGCAGATCAAGACGCCGGCCATTGACCGGCTGGCGGAGGAAGGCATCGTCTACAGCCAGGCCGTGTGCCAGGCGCCGATGTGCGTGCCGAGCCGCAGCTCCATGATGCTGGGGCTGTACCCGTCCCAGCTCGGGGTGCGCACAAACCACGGAGGCCTCTACGACGAAGAGAAGCTGCCGTCCGTTCCGCTGCCGGAGCTGATGCGCAGCGCCGGCTACCAGACCGCCGGCTTCGGCAAGACGCACTGGAACCACGGCCTGCACAACCCCGAGCCGCCGACACGCGGGTTCGAGGTGCGTGCGGTCGGCCTGGCCCGGGACAGCGGCCACTATGAGCAGGGCGCCGTGATGATGGGCGATGCCGAGCCGGAGGGGCTGGCCGCCTACTACGAGGAGACCCGGGACTTCGGCGGCGGCGAAGAGAATGCGAACGGGTATATCGGCTGCACCAGCCGGGTCCCGATGGAGCATCACCGCGACGGATGGGTCGCGGAGCAGTGCCTGCAGTTCGTGCGGGAAGGGTTGGATAAGGAGCGGCCGCTCTTCCTGTACTTGTCCTTCCTGAAGCCGCATGCCGGCTTCAATGTGCCCGAGGCGTTCGAGCGGCTGTACCGGATCGAGGACATTCCGGACCTGCCTCAGCCGCCGTGGGAGGAGGAAGCCGGCACCCATCTGGCGGCTTCGGATGCTTTGAATGCGCATTCAGCCGCCGCTTACTTAGAGAAACGGCGGGTGTGGGAAGCGATGACGCCGCTCGAACGCCGCCGCACGACGCTCAGGTACTGGGCCAACTGCTCATGGCTCGACCACTACTTTGGCCGCGTCCTGGACGAGCTGCGGGAGCGCGGACGGCTGGACAACGCCCTGATCGTCTTCTGTTCCGACCATGGCGAGATGCTGGGGGAGCGCCGCTACCGCTTCACCAAGTACTGCCTCTATGACAGCAGCGTACGGGTGCCGCTGATCCTCTCCGGCACCTATGTGCCCCCGGCGCTGCGGGGTACGGTCGACGACCGGCCGGCGGAGCTGGTCGACCTCGTGCCGACGCTGTCGCAGGCGGCCGGGCTGCCCCGCAATCCGCTGCTGCCGGGGCTGGACCTGCTCGGGGAGCGGCAGCGCCTCGGCACCTTCTGCGAGTTCCACGGCAAGGGAGCCCCTGCGCGCCACTCGGCCCCCTCGCTCATGTGGCGGAAGAAGGAGTGGAAGCTGATTCTCTACCTGCCGCATGCGATTAGCGAAGCCGTCAGCCATGTGGATGCGTACCAGGGCGAGCTGTATCACCTGGCGGAAGACCCGAACGAGTGGCGCAACCTGTACGGCGATGAACGCCACGCTGCCATCCGGGAGCGGATGACGGCCGACCTCCTGATGCATCTGGCCGCCGCCTGGTCACGCGGCCCGTTCTTTTACGACCGGCACGGGTATGAGGCGCTGGGGGAGTAG
- a CDS encoding carbohydrate ABC transporter permease gives MKRRPGDIAFQTVNYTALGVLALVTFFPLYYVFIVSLTEPAEFLQKRIVLWPDTWSFQSYAYLLSTEAFPRSVANSAFLASVGTLCSLAVSSSLAYALSQRRMAGRRLLMGLILLTILFSPGVIPAYMLVRQLGLMGSLWALIIPSLASGWNVLLMKGFFDSLPAELSESAAIDGCGEVRTWLRIILPLSLPALAAFGLFHAVGYWNQFFSALLYLNDPKQWPIQVLLQNMLLSASTTDLGTPGEYVQAPPTEMLKMAAVMIATVPILLVYPFLQKHFAKGALVGSVKS, from the coding sequence ATGAAACGAAGACCAGGCGACATCGCCTTTCAGACCGTCAACTACACCGCGCTGGGGGTGCTGGCGCTGGTGACTTTTTTTCCGCTGTACTATGTGTTCATCGTCTCGCTGACCGAGCCGGCGGAGTTCCTTCAGAAAAGAATCGTGCTGTGGCCGGATACCTGGTCCTTCCAGTCTTATGCCTATCTGCTCTCCACGGAGGCGTTCCCGCGGTCGGTAGCCAACAGCGCCTTCCTTGCCTCCGTGGGCACGCTGTGCTCTCTCGCCGTCTCGTCGTCGCTCGCGTATGCGCTCTCCCAGCGCAGGATGGCCGGACGCAGGCTCCTCATGGGCCTGATCCTGCTCACGATCCTCTTCAGCCCGGGCGTCATTCCGGCCTATATGCTGGTCCGCCAGCTCGGCCTGATGGGCAGCCTGTGGGCCCTGATCATCCCGTCGCTGGCGAGCGGCTGGAACGTGCTGCTCATGAAGGGCTTCTTCGACAGCCTGCCGGCGGAGCTCTCGGAGTCTGCGGCGATCGACGGCTGCGGGGAGGTGCGCACGTGGCTGCGCATCATTCTTCCGCTGTCGCTGCCCGCTCTGGCGGCCTTCGGCCTGTTCCATGCTGTGGGCTACTGGAACCAGTTCTTCTCGGCGCTGCTGTATCTGAACGATCCGAAGCAGTGGCCGATCCAGGTGCTGCTGCAGAACATGCTGCTCAGCGCCTCGACGACGGATCTCGGCACGCCGGGCGAGTACGTGCAGGCGCCCCCGACGGAGATGCTGAAGATGGCCGCCGTCATGATCGCGACCGTGCCGATCCTGCTTGTGTACCCGTTCCTGCAGAAGCATTTTGCCAAGGGGGCGCTGGTGGGGTCGGTGAAGTCGTAA
- a CDS encoding ABC transporter permease, whose amino-acid sequence MRPVAAEVEDPRQRVRGGERESFPPPGAGGDRLRSRVRSGRWRSNLRRSSGLYLLALPGVLFFLLFKYVPMWGVLIAFQNYSPYTGMLDSPWVGLDHFRRFFSNPDFLLLFRNTLGINLLSLIFFFPLPLLLSLLLNEVRHTAYKRLVQSVIYMPHFLSWVIIAGLTFLLFGKAEGLVNLLLEAAGRPKLDVLTNPDTFWLMITLQSMWKEAGWGTIIFLAAMAGADPQVYEAARMDGAGRFRQMWHVTLPAIRSVFVILLILRLGDIMDVGFEQIFLMYNGAVSHVAEVFDTYVYRTGIQQGEFSYSTAAGLFKSLVGLVLVLLANRAAKKFGEDGVF is encoded by the coding sequence ATGAGACCGGTCGCCGCCGAGGTGGAAGACCCCCGTCAGCGGGTGAGGGGAGGGGAGCGGGAGAGCTTCCCGCCTCCCGGGGCCGGCGGGGACCGGCTCCGCAGCCGGGTGAGGTCCGGACGGTGGAGGTCGAATCTGCGCCGGAGCAGCGGGCTGTACCTGCTCGCACTTCCGGGTGTGCTGTTCTTCCTCTTGTTCAAGTACGTACCGATGTGGGGCGTGCTGATCGCCTTCCAGAATTATTCGCCTTATACGGGCATGCTGGACAGTCCGTGGGTGGGACTCGACCACTTCCGGAGGTTCTTCTCGAATCCGGACTTCCTGCTGCTGTTCCGTAATACACTCGGGATTAACCTGCTCAGCCTGATATTCTTTTTCCCGCTGCCGCTGCTCCTGTCCCTCCTCCTGAACGAAGTGAGGCACACGGCCTATAAGCGGCTGGTGCAGTCGGTCATCTACATGCCTCACTTCCTGTCCTGGGTGATCATCGCAGGTCTCACCTTCCTGCTCTTCGGCAAGGCGGAGGGGCTGGTGAACCTGCTGCTCGAAGCGGCTGGCAGGCCGAAGCTTGATGTCCTGACGAACCCGGATACGTTCTGGCTGATGATCACCCTGCAGTCGATGTGGAAGGAAGCGGGCTGGGGCACGATCATCTTCCTCGCCGCCATGGCGGGCGCCGACCCGCAGGTCTACGAGGCGGCGAGAATGGACGGGGCGGGACGCTTCCGGCAGATGTGGCACGTGACGCTTCCTGCGATCCGCAGCGTCTTCGTGATCCTGCTCATCCTGCGGCTCGGGGACATCATGGATGTCGGCTTCGAGCAGATCTTCCTCATGTACAACGGCGCCGTGTCTCATGTAGCCGAGGTGTTCGATACGTACGTGTACCGCACGGGCATCCAGCAGGGCGAATTCAGCTACAGCACGGCCGCCGGCCTGTTCAAGTCGCTCGTCGGCCTCGTACTGGTGCTGCTCGCCAACCGCGCCGCCAAGAAGTTCGGGGAGGATGGGGTGTTTTAG